AAGCGCCCCACAGGTCTATAGCAAGCTATAGAGCGGCAATAAATGACAAAATTTCCTAACAAGAATAAGTAAAAATTAAATTAACTAGAAACATTTTAAATATTGATTGTGACATCTAATAAATGGAAGCTATAGTAAGGACGTGCGAATGTACAATGATCAAGCGTTAGCCAGAATGAAATTGTTCAGGTTACTGATTTGCGAATGATACGAACTTGCAATAAATATTTTCGGGTTCCTGGTGGGTTAGAAGTTAACTGTCTTGAGTTTGATTGATAGACTAAAtaatgaattgattgtgaaatgcctaaagacatcaaaaaagcttgtttattttttttttactgtgagaGAAATGTCGGGGTTATTAGACGGCAAGAGAACCAGcaggcggcttttttttttctttgcaaaagcTAAACTTTGCATTCTATTACATGTTAACAAGCCAGATCTTGTTGTTTTATGTAGTATGGCAGCAAAAAACGAATTAACTGTTCTCTATCAAAGGCCATTCGGCCAGTGCAAGAATTCTGCAGAGGACACTCCCTTGTAACCATTTCCTGTTTACAGCAAAGTACTGTGCTATGCGACTACTGCCTTGTAGCTGCCTTTAGCGCTTGCCAGCACTGCATGTTAACAGAAGGGCAAGGCCAGTATGGTTGGCTGCGTCTCTGCTTATTCTTGCAGCAGGCCAGGCATGTGCTGCACTGTCTGCAGTTGGGCGCGCTGTCCTGATTTGCGCTGCTTGTCACGGCACTCCTCTCTCTCGTCCGAGCGACATGCGCGATGCCATCGCGACCTGCGGCTGACGCAATGAGGTTGTCCAGCGTGAGCGGCGTGTGTGATGCCGAGACTTTTCTTCCGACCGTGGATGAATgtttgcatcatcatcatcatcatgatcatcatcatcagcctgactacacccactgctgggcaaatgcctctcccatgtctctccaattaactctgtcctttgccagctgcgcccgccctatgccttcaaatttcctaatctcattcgcccacctaaccttctgccgccccctgctacgcttgccttctcttggaatccaccccgttaccctcaagcaccagcggttatcttggcttcgcagtacatgcactgcccaaacccatttctttctcttgatttcgactgggatgtcattaacacgcgtaaaataataagaaaaataaaataacaaagtaCAATAACTGGGCCGGGTGGCCAGTCCGGCTACCAGGTTCATAGTTATTTTTCCAATGACGAACATTATGCAATCGAATAAGTGACACTTGTTCATTAGAACAGAGTTCAAGGCAGTACCGTAAAGGACACAGTAAGATCCGGCTAAAGCAACCTCGGCGAAGTACTTAGTGCAATGCGCGTCCAAATTTCCCAAGCTTTAAATGATTTACGTTTTAAAGCGTACACTCAGCCCTGTAAGGAAAGCGCAGCTATTAGACAAGTTTGGACCGGCGGAGGATAAGGACACAAAGACTTCCGATGCGCTGCCCTGCTCGCAATCACGTGAGCACCAGGGTTCCCCATTGCCTTTGCTGGCCATCCTCTGCAACGCTGGTAATAACGCAGGTATTTAGTGGCTCGGATGGTACGTGGAAGAAAGACAAACTAGCAAAAGATAAATGAGGGTACGGAAGAATGCACGCATGATATTTTCAGTACACAGACGGGGCTCCGAACTTGTCTCCCATATGTTCTTTGCCTTTCTTGCGTCTCTACTGCCGGCATTGTTTGCTTTCGACCATGAACAGCCAAGCGTTTTGGCGAGTGGTTCGTTAATGTCTCTCTTTTCAAAGAGGAAGCAATGAAGGGGACCCTTGTTGGCTTCTTTAGTCGCGGCTTTCAGCGTCCACTGATTTCAAGAGGCAACACGCTGGAGCTGTATTCAACCGGGATATGCAATCTTAAAAGCGAGAAACTATAGGCCCACTCATGGTCCCTCATAGGTAGACGGCGTCGAGTTCGACACATAGCAGCACTGTATAAGGTGGAAAGCCCGGTCTATAGCTGCTTTAAACTGTGAACCAGCCAGAAGATCTCTGCTCAACTATGACGCGCTTTATTTCGGTTACGCCCATATTCAGAGGGAGGGTGTGCTCGCGTGTTCACTTTTATTATGATTTTGAGTGTGCACACTGCACAGAAAAAGTTCGCTGAAAGCTTCGCAGGCTCTGTATTTATTCAGTACAACATACAAGACACGCCTCAGTGGTGCGTACACCCGTGAATTCTTCACATGCCGTAACCGCCCGTGACTTCGACCGCAGCGCCCGTCAGGTAGGAGCTCTGCGGGGAGCAGAGGAACAGGATGGTTTGGGCCACTTCCTCGGGCTCGCACATTCGCCCCAAGGATGTTTTGGTGATCAACACCTTCTGGCGCTCCTCTGGAATCAAATAGCCCATCGGGGTCCTCGTCAGCGACGGCAGCACCGCGTTGCATCGGATGCCTTGGGGTCCCAGCTCCTGCGCCACCGTCTTAGTCAGCGCAATGACGCCCCCTTTGGAAGCGGTGTATGATGATAGCATGGGACTACCGGTCTTCCCCAGGATGCTGGCGACGTTAACGATGGAAGCGTCGGCGACACCCGAGGCAGTCATCGCCCGCGCGGTGGCCCTTGTCACAAGGAAG
The Amblyomma americanum isolate KBUSLIRL-KWMA chromosome 3, ASM5285725v1, whole genome shotgun sequence genome window above contains:
- the LOC144125793 gene encoding (3R)-3-hydroxyacyl-CoA dehydrogenase-like gives rise to the protein MSLEGRLALVTGGASGIGKATCHALASQGATVVVADLNLDAANSVAQSLPGSVTHRGAFVDVGESESVEKLFAHVKDTESLPVSIVVNSAGVAHIAPLVDTTDEDFDRVIRINLKGTFLVTRATARAMTASGVADASIVNVASILGKTGSPMLSSYTASKGGVIALTKTVAQELGPQGIRCNAVLPSLTRTPMGYLIPEERQKVLITKTSLGRMCEPEEVAQTILFLCSPQSSYLTGAAVEVTGGYGM